One Hippocampus zosterae strain Florida chromosome 4, ASM2543408v3, whole genome shotgun sequence genomic window carries:
- the kcng4b gene encoding potassium voltage-gated channel subfamily G member 4 isoform X2, with translation MRPLRPPYRYFFSPTSYSEDRMPIISNANHDFSTYSTSSDDSSLDRFFTEIPETETIKGVYFQRAQLLREPKASHVVDHTLQVLINVGGNRYTFPWSTLEQFPQSRLGRLRFCTTPEEIAHLCDDYDETRKEYFFDRNPTAFRVILNFLAAGKLRLLRELCAVSLHDELDYWGVDPGHMERCCRRRMITRVEEVAERERKEEEWRRKRIKLKKNAAEVERGHCKLIWMLREVVENPHSGLAGKIFACLSVIMVLVTVVSLCISTMPDLRDEETRGECSQKCHSMFVVESICVAWFTFEFVLRFINAQSKLAFARGPLNIIDAVAILPYYVSLAVDVRDETQDEMVMGAGRGYLDKLSLILRLLRALRILYVMRLARHSLGLQTLGLTMQRSMREFGLLLLFVCVAVTLFSPLVHLAESELAPYAATHPQNSFSSIPATYWWAIISMTTVGYGDMVPRSFPGQMVALTSILSGILIMAFPATSIFHTFSRSYQELKQEYERLWKEERGEEIAAESEEMCSKVELTSIELTSLSRLDNLELVEREDRSALPTTVF, from the exons ACCCCCCTACAGATACTTCTTCAGTCCCACCTCTTACAGTGAAGACAGAATGCCGATTATCAGCAATGCCAATCACGACTTCAGCACCTACTCGACGAGCAGCGACGACAGTAGCCTCGACCGCTTCTTCACGGAGATCCCCGAGACGGAGACAATCAAGGGGGTGTACTTCCAGCGGGCCCAGCTATTACGTGAGCCCAAGGCCTCACATGTGGTCGATCACACCCTTCAAGTCCTCATCAATGTTGGGGGTAATCGCTACACCTTCCCCTGGAGCACATTGGAGCAATTCCCTCAAAGTCGCCTGGGACGCCTGCGCTTCTGCACCACCCCCGAGGAGATCGCACACCTCTGTGATGACTATGATGAGACACGCAAGGAATATTTCTTTGACCGCAACCCCACAGCTTTCCGGGTCATTCTCAATTTCCTTGCAGCGGGCAAATTGCGTCTGCTCAGGGAATTGTGCGCCGTATCTCTGCATGACGAGCTCGACTACTGGGGTGTCGACCCAGGTCACATGGAGCGGTGCTGCCGTCGTCGCATGATCACCCGCGTGGAGGAGGTGGCCGAGCGAGAGCGCAAAGAAGAGGAATGGAGACGGAAGAGGATAAAGCTGAAGAAAAACGCGGCAGAAGTGGAGAGAGGCCACTGCAAGCTGATCTGGATGCTGCGGGAAGTGGTGGAAAACCCTCATTCGGGGTTGGCAGGAAAGATATTTGCTTGCCTCTCTGTCATTATGGTGCTGGTCACGGTGGTCAGCCTGTGTATCAGCACCATGCCAGACCTTCGAGacgaagagacgagg GGCGAGTGTTCCCAGAAGTGTCACAGCATGTTTGTGGTGGAGTCCATTTGTGTAGCCTGGTTCACTTTTGAATTTGTGCTGCGATTTATAAATGCCCAGAGTAAGCTGGCCTTTGCTCGTGGTCCCCTCAACATCATTGACGCCGTCGCCATCCTGCCATACTACGTGTCGCTGGCGGTGGATGTCAGAGATGAGACCCAGGACGAAATGGTCATGGGTGCCGGCAGAGGCTACTTGGACAAACTGAGTCTCATTCTCCGCTTGCTGCGCGCGCTGCGCATCCTTTACGTTATGCGGCTTGCTCGTCACTCCCTGGGTTTACAAACACTGGGCCTGACGATGCAGCGCAGCATGAGGGAGTTTGGCCTACTGCTGCTATTTGTCTGCGTGGCCGTGACTCTCTTTTCACCATTGGTCCATCTTGCAGAAAGCGAACTGGCGCCGTATGCCGCTACCCATCCGCAAAACAGCTTCAGCAGCATCCCGGCGACTTACTGGTGGGCAATCATCTCTATGACAACTGTTGGTTATGGAGACATGGTCCCCCGCAGCTTCCCCGGACAGATGGTGGCACTGACTAGTATCCTGAGTGGAATACTCATCATGGCCTTCCCCGCCACTTCCATCTTCCATACCTTCTCCCGCTCCTATCAGGAGCTGAAGCAGGAGTATGAACGGCTTTGGAAGGAAGAGAGAGGAGAAGAAATAGCAGCAGAATCAGAAGAGATGTGCTCCAAGGTTGAGTTGACCTCAATTGAGCTCACATCTCTATCTCGATTAGACAATTTGGAACTCGTAGAGAGAGAGGATCGTTCTGCTCTTCCGACGACAGTTTTCTAA
- the kcng4b gene encoding potassium voltage-gated channel subfamily G member 4 isoform X3 codes for MPIISNANHDFSTYSTSSDDSSLDRFFTEIPETETIKGVYFQRAQLLREPKASHVVDHTLQVLINVGGNRYTFPWSTLEQFPQSRLGRLRFCTTPEEIAHLCDDYDETRKEYFFDRNPTAFRVILNFLAAGKLRLLRELCAVSLHDELDYWGVDPGHMERCCRRRMITRVEEVAERERKEEEWRRKRIKLKKNAAEVERGHCKLIWMLREVVENPHSGLAGKIFACLSVIMVLVTVVSLCISTMPDLRDEETRGECSQKCHSMFVVESICVAWFTFEFVLRFINAQSKLAFARGPLNIIDAVAILPYYVSLAVDVRDETQDEMVMGAGRGYLDKLSLILRLLRALRILYVMRLARHSLGLQTLGLTMQRSMREFGLLLLFVCVAVTLFSPLVHLAESELAPYAATHPQNSFSSIPATYWWAIISMTTVGYGDMVPRSFPGQMVALTSILSGILIMAFPATSIFHTFSRSYQELKQEYERLWKEERGEEIAAESEEMCSKVELTSIELTSLSRLDNLELVEREDRSALPTTVF; via the exons ATGCCGATTATCAGCAATGCCAATCACGACTTCAGCACCTACTCGACGAGCAGCGACGACAGTAGCCTCGACCGCTTCTTCACGGAGATCCCCGAGACGGAGACAATCAAGGGGGTGTACTTCCAGCGGGCCCAGCTATTACGTGAGCCCAAGGCCTCACATGTGGTCGATCACACCCTTCAAGTCCTCATCAATGTTGGGGGTAATCGCTACACCTTCCCCTGGAGCACATTGGAGCAATTCCCTCAAAGTCGCCTGGGACGCCTGCGCTTCTGCACCACCCCCGAGGAGATCGCACACCTCTGTGATGACTATGATGAGACACGCAAGGAATATTTCTTTGACCGCAACCCCACAGCTTTCCGGGTCATTCTCAATTTCCTTGCAGCGGGCAAATTGCGTCTGCTCAGGGAATTGTGCGCCGTATCTCTGCATGACGAGCTCGACTACTGGGGTGTCGACCCAGGTCACATGGAGCGGTGCTGCCGTCGTCGCATGATCACCCGCGTGGAGGAGGTGGCCGAGCGAGAGCGCAAAGAAGAGGAATGGAGACGGAAGAGGATAAAGCTGAAGAAAAACGCGGCAGAAGTGGAGAGAGGCCACTGCAAGCTGATCTGGATGCTGCGGGAAGTGGTGGAAAACCCTCATTCGGGGTTGGCAGGAAAGATATTTGCTTGCCTCTCTGTCATTATGGTGCTGGTCACGGTGGTCAGCCTGTGTATCAGCACCATGCCAGACCTTCGAGacgaagagacgagg GGCGAGTGTTCCCAGAAGTGTCACAGCATGTTTGTGGTGGAGTCCATTTGTGTAGCCTGGTTCACTTTTGAATTTGTGCTGCGATTTATAAATGCCCAGAGTAAGCTGGCCTTTGCTCGTGGTCCCCTCAACATCATTGACGCCGTCGCCATCCTGCCATACTACGTGTCGCTGGCGGTGGATGTCAGAGATGAGACCCAGGACGAAATGGTCATGGGTGCCGGCAGAGGCTACTTGGACAAACTGAGTCTCATTCTCCGCTTGCTGCGCGCGCTGCGCATCCTTTACGTTATGCGGCTTGCTCGTCACTCCCTGGGTTTACAAACACTGGGCCTGACGATGCAGCGCAGCATGAGGGAGTTTGGCCTACTGCTGCTATTTGTCTGCGTGGCCGTGACTCTCTTTTCACCATTGGTCCATCTTGCAGAAAGCGAACTGGCGCCGTATGCCGCTACCCATCCGCAAAACAGCTTCAGCAGCATCCCGGCGACTTACTGGTGGGCAATCATCTCTATGACAACTGTTGGTTATGGAGACATGGTCCCCCGCAGCTTCCCCGGACAGATGGTGGCACTGACTAGTATCCTGAGTGGAATACTCATCATGGCCTTCCCCGCCACTTCCATCTTCCATACCTTCTCCCGCTCCTATCAGGAGCTGAAGCAGGAGTATGAACGGCTTTGGAAGGAAGAGAGAGGAGAAGAAATAGCAGCAGAATCAGAAGAGATGTGCTCCAAGGTTGAGTTGACCTCAATTGAGCTCACATCTCTATCTCGATTAGACAATTTGGAACTCGTAGAGAGAGAGGATCGTTCTGCTCTTCCGACGACAGTTTTCTAA
- the kcng4b gene encoding potassium voltage-gated channel subfamily G member 4 isoform X1 has product MRPLSCRLLCVCSVRPPYRYFFSPTSYSEDRMPIISNANHDFSTYSTSSDDSSLDRFFTEIPETETIKGVYFQRAQLLREPKASHVVDHTLQVLINVGGNRYTFPWSTLEQFPQSRLGRLRFCTTPEEIAHLCDDYDETRKEYFFDRNPTAFRVILNFLAAGKLRLLRELCAVSLHDELDYWGVDPGHMERCCRRRMITRVEEVAERERKEEEWRRKRIKLKKNAAEVERGHCKLIWMLREVVENPHSGLAGKIFACLSVIMVLVTVVSLCISTMPDLRDEETRGECSQKCHSMFVVESICVAWFTFEFVLRFINAQSKLAFARGPLNIIDAVAILPYYVSLAVDVRDETQDEMVMGAGRGYLDKLSLILRLLRALRILYVMRLARHSLGLQTLGLTMQRSMREFGLLLLFVCVAVTLFSPLVHLAESELAPYAATHPQNSFSSIPATYWWAIISMTTVGYGDMVPRSFPGQMVALTSILSGILIMAFPATSIFHTFSRSYQELKQEYERLWKEERGEEIAAESEEMCSKVELTSIELTSLSRLDNLELVEREDRSALPTTVF; this is encoded by the exons CTGTCGGCttctttgtgtttgttcagtCAGACCCCCCTACAGATACTTCTTCAGTCCCACCTCTTACAGTGAAGACAGAATGCCGATTATCAGCAATGCCAATCACGACTTCAGCACCTACTCGACGAGCAGCGACGACAGTAGCCTCGACCGCTTCTTCACGGAGATCCCCGAGACGGAGACAATCAAGGGGGTGTACTTCCAGCGGGCCCAGCTATTACGTGAGCCCAAGGCCTCACATGTGGTCGATCACACCCTTCAAGTCCTCATCAATGTTGGGGGTAATCGCTACACCTTCCCCTGGAGCACATTGGAGCAATTCCCTCAAAGTCGCCTGGGACGCCTGCGCTTCTGCACCACCCCCGAGGAGATCGCACACCTCTGTGATGACTATGATGAGACACGCAAGGAATATTTCTTTGACCGCAACCCCACAGCTTTCCGGGTCATTCTCAATTTCCTTGCAGCGGGCAAATTGCGTCTGCTCAGGGAATTGTGCGCCGTATCTCTGCATGACGAGCTCGACTACTGGGGTGTCGACCCAGGTCACATGGAGCGGTGCTGCCGTCGTCGCATGATCACCCGCGTGGAGGAGGTGGCCGAGCGAGAGCGCAAAGAAGAGGAATGGAGACGGAAGAGGATAAAGCTGAAGAAAAACGCGGCAGAAGTGGAGAGAGGCCACTGCAAGCTGATCTGGATGCTGCGGGAAGTGGTGGAAAACCCTCATTCGGGGTTGGCAGGAAAGATATTTGCTTGCCTCTCTGTCATTATGGTGCTGGTCACGGTGGTCAGCCTGTGTATCAGCACCATGCCAGACCTTCGAGacgaagagacgagg GGCGAGTGTTCCCAGAAGTGTCACAGCATGTTTGTGGTGGAGTCCATTTGTGTAGCCTGGTTCACTTTTGAATTTGTGCTGCGATTTATAAATGCCCAGAGTAAGCTGGCCTTTGCTCGTGGTCCCCTCAACATCATTGACGCCGTCGCCATCCTGCCATACTACGTGTCGCTGGCGGTGGATGTCAGAGATGAGACCCAGGACGAAATGGTCATGGGTGCCGGCAGAGGCTACTTGGACAAACTGAGTCTCATTCTCCGCTTGCTGCGCGCGCTGCGCATCCTTTACGTTATGCGGCTTGCTCGTCACTCCCTGGGTTTACAAACACTGGGCCTGACGATGCAGCGCAGCATGAGGGAGTTTGGCCTACTGCTGCTATTTGTCTGCGTGGCCGTGACTCTCTTTTCACCATTGGTCCATCTTGCAGAAAGCGAACTGGCGCCGTATGCCGCTACCCATCCGCAAAACAGCTTCAGCAGCATCCCGGCGACTTACTGGTGGGCAATCATCTCTATGACAACTGTTGGTTATGGAGACATGGTCCCCCGCAGCTTCCCCGGACAGATGGTGGCACTGACTAGTATCCTGAGTGGAATACTCATCATGGCCTTCCCCGCCACTTCCATCTTCCATACCTTCTCCCGCTCCTATCAGGAGCTGAAGCAGGAGTATGAACGGCTTTGGAAGGAAGAGAGAGGAGAAGAAATAGCAGCAGAATCAGAAGAGATGTGCTCCAAGGTTGAGTTGACCTCAATTGAGCTCACATCTCTATCTCGATTAGACAATTTGGAACTCGTAGAGAGAGAGGATCGTTCTGCTCTTCCGACGACAGTTTTCTAA